A stretch of the Desulforamulus ferrireducens genome encodes the following:
- a CDS encoding sodium-translocating pyrophosphatase, with the protein MTLAYYAAGAGALALLFALFTLSSILKEDMGTPKMREISEAIHEGAMAFLNRQYKTLIPFALVIFVILWAAQYFVEGGGSDHMPVGPASAISFLVGAVLSAVAGYIGMTSTTKSNARTAEAARSHGLGKALNVSFRAGAVMGLSVAGLGLLGVSVLYIVFGQPTIINSFAFGASAIAFFARIGGGIYTKAADVGADLVGKVEAGIPEDDPRNPAVIADNVGDNVGDTAGMGADLFESYAATTIAAMLIGNTLFGFPGVIFPMLVGAVGIIAAIIGTFCVRVTEDGNPQAALNVGLWVTNILTAVGVFFIAKATFVGEAAAVATGIFMAVVAGLIVNVAVGYLTELYTGTGKASVTRIAEASKSGPATNVIHGLAVGMESTFLPMLTFAAAIFFAFWAVGSSAPADKAEMWAIYGIAMAAMGMLSSAGFVVAMDSFGPVADNAGGIAEMAELPPEVRVKTDKLDAVGNTTAAIAKGFAIGSAALTALALFSAYVESVTHKFAAQLPGGKFVVNLTEPMVLVGVFIGGSIPFLVGAQTMRAVGEAAYGMVEEVRRQFREIPGLLEGKPGAKADYARCVDIATRSAISKMIAPGLVAVSAPILVGFILGAKALAGFLAGLTVTGVLLALFLANAGGAWDNAKKWIEQGNLGGKKSDPHKAAVVGDTVGDPCKDTSGPAMNPLIKVAGTISLILGPLLTRL; encoded by the coding sequence ATGACATTGGCTTATTACGCAGCGGGTGCCGGTGCGCTGGCTTTGTTGTTTGCGCTGTTTACACTGTCCAGCATCCTGAAAGAAGATATGGGTACCCCCAAAATGCGTGAAATTTCCGAAGCTATTCACGAAGGTGCAATGGCTTTCTTGAACCGTCAGTACAAAACTCTTATTCCCTTTGCACTTGTAATTTTCGTAATTCTTTGGGCTGCTCAGTATTTTGTTGAAGGCGGCGGCAGCGACCATATGCCTGTAGGTCCCGCTTCTGCTATTTCCTTCTTAGTTGGTGCTGTTCTGTCTGCCGTAGCCGGTTACATCGGCATGACCTCTACCACCAAGTCTAACGCTCGTACCGCTGAAGCTGCTCGCAGCCACGGTCTGGGCAAAGCTCTGAACGTATCCTTCCGCGCCGGTGCTGTTATGGGTCTGTCCGTAGCAGGTCTGGGTCTGCTGGGTGTTTCCGTTCTATACATTGTCTTTGGTCAACCTACCATTATTAACTCCTTCGCTTTCGGTGCTTCTGCTATCGCGTTCTTCGCCCGTATCGGCGGCGGTATCTATACCAAAGCTGCTGACGTAGGCGCTGACCTGGTAGGTAAAGTTGAAGCTGGTATTCCTGAAGACGACCCACGTAACCCTGCGGTTATTGCTGACAACGTTGGTGACAACGTTGGTGACACCGCTGGTATGGGTGCTGACTTATTCGAATCCTATGCAGCTACCACCATTGCTGCTATGCTGATTGGTAATACCTTATTTGGTTTCCCTGGCGTTATCTTCCCCATGTTAGTAGGTGCTGTTGGTATTATTGCTGCTATTATCGGTACCTTCTGCGTTCGTGTTACCGAAGATGGCAACCCTCAAGCCGCTCTGAACGTAGGCCTCTGGGTGACCAACATTCTAACTGCTGTTGGTGTGTTCTTTATAGCTAAAGCCACCTTCGTTGGTGAAGCTGCTGCTGTTGCCACCGGTATCTTCATGGCTGTTGTAGCCGGTCTGATCGTTAACGTAGCCGTTGGTTACTTAACTGAACTCTATACCGGTACTGGTAAAGCTTCTGTAACCCGTATCGCTGAAGCTTCCAAGTCCGGTCCTGCTACTAACGTTATCCATGGTCTGGCTGTTGGTATGGAATCCACCTTCCTGCCCATGCTGACCTTCGCAGCTGCTATTTTCTTCGCTTTCTGGGCTGTAGGTTCTTCCGCTCCTGCTGACAAAGCAGAAATGTGGGCTATCTATGGTATTGCTATGGCTGCTATGGGTATGTTATCCTCCGCTGGTTTCGTAGTTGCTATGGACTCCTTCGGTCCTGTTGCTGACAACGCCGGTGGTATTGCTGAAATGGCTGAACTTCCTCCCGAAGTTCGTGTTAAGACCGACAAACTGGATGCAGTTGGTAACACCACCGCTGCTATCGCTAAAGGTTTCGCTATTGGTTCCGCTGCACTGACCGCTCTGGCACTGTTCAGCGCTTATGTAGAATCTGTAACCCACAAGTTTGCTGCTCAACTACCCGGCGGTAAATTCGTTGTTAACTTAACCGAACCTATGGTTCTGGTAGGTGTATTTATCGGTGGTTCTATTCCTTTCCTAGTAGGCGCACAAACCATGCGTGCCGTTGGTGAAGCTGCCTATGGAATGGTTGAAGAAGTTCGTCGTCAGTTCCGTGAAATCCCTGGTCTGCTGGAAGGCAAACCCGGTGCTAAGGCTGACTATGCTCGTTGCGTTGACATTGCTACCCGTTCCGCTATATCCAAGATGATCGCTCCTGGTCTGGTTGCAGTATCTGCTCCTATCCTGGTAGGTTTCATTCTTGGTGCCAAAGCTCTGGCTGGTTTCTTAGCTGGCTTAACCGTAACCGGTGTTCTGTTGGCTCTGTTCCTGGCTAACGCCGGCGGTGCTTGGGACAATGCTAAGAAGTGGATTGAGCAAGGTAACCTGGGTGGTAAGAAGTCCGATCCTCACAAAGCAGCCGTTGTTGGTGACACTGTAGGTGACCCCTGCAAAGACACCTCCGGTCCTGCTATGAACCCGCTGATCAAGGTTGCTGGTACTATCTCCCTGATCCTTGGTCCCCTTCTTACCAGACTATAA
- the secG gene encoding preprotein translocase subunit SecG, with the protein MLKGLVTAIHVLIALSLIATILLQSGKSAGLSGSIAGGAEAIFGGKTKGLDEKLGRLTVFIGIAFAVTSLVLVVWR; encoded by the coding sequence TTGTTAAAAGGGTTAGTGACTGCAATTCATGTACTAATCGCACTTTCTTTGATCGCAACTATTTTGCTGCAGTCTGGTAAAAGCGCGGGGCTGTCTGGCTCTATTGCTGGTGGGGCTGAAGCGATCTTCGGAGGAAAGACAAAAGGATTAGATGAAAAACTCGGAAGACTCACGGTCTTTATCGGCATCGCTTTTGCCGTAACTTCACTGGTTCTTGTGGTTTGGAGGTAA
- the eno gene encoding phosphopyruvate hydratase, which produces MTIISDVFAREILDSRGNPTLEAEVWLEDGTVGRAAVPSGASTGAYEAVELRDGDKGRYLGKGVVKAVENVNEVIGPELIGMDVTDQIGIDQLMIELDGTPNKGKLGANAILGVSLAVAKAAANYFGLPLYQYIGGVNAKELPVPMMNILNGGAHADNNVDIQEFMVLPVGADSFSEGLRMGAEIFHNLKAVLKARGLNTAVGDEGGFAPNLKSNEEALAVIIEAIEKAGYKPGQDVFLGLDVAATELYKDGKYHLAGEGVTYTADEMIAFYQKLVDKYPIITIEDGLSEDDWEGWAKLTAALGKKVQLVGDDLFVTNTQRLSQGIQKGVANSILIKVNQIGTLTETLDAIEMAKRAGYTAVVSHRSGETDDTTIADLSVATNAGQIKTGAPSRTDRVAKYNQLLRIEEELGELAKYRGKDVFYNLRG; this is translated from the coding sequence ATGACAATTATAAGCGACGTATTTGCCCGGGAAATATTGGATTCCCGTGGTAATCCTACTCTGGAAGCCGAAGTTTGGCTGGAAGACGGGACTGTGGGACGAGCTGCGGTACCCTCCGGGGCCTCCACCGGTGCCTATGAAGCAGTGGAACTGCGGGATGGTGACAAAGGCCGTTATCTAGGTAAAGGTGTGGTCAAGGCTGTTGAAAACGTTAACGAAGTTATCGGCCCAGAGCTAATCGGCATGGATGTTACCGACCAGATTGGTATTGATCAACTTATGATTGAACTGGATGGTACCCCCAACAAGGGTAAATTAGGTGCCAATGCCATTCTTGGTGTTTCCTTGGCGGTAGCTAAAGCAGCGGCCAACTATTTTGGCCTGCCCCTGTACCAATACATTGGCGGGGTTAATGCTAAAGAACTGCCGGTACCCATGATGAATATTCTCAACGGTGGCGCCCACGCCGATAACAACGTCGATATTCAAGAATTTATGGTGCTGCCGGTGGGGGCAGACAGCTTCTCCGAGGGTCTCCGTATGGGAGCGGAAATCTTCCATAACTTGAAAGCGGTTCTCAAGGCCAGAGGCCTCAACACCGCCGTAGGTGATGAAGGCGGTTTCGCGCCTAACTTGAAGAGCAACGAGGAAGCCCTGGCTGTAATTATTGAAGCCATTGAAAAGGCGGGCTACAAGCCGGGACAAGACGTTTTCCTGGGCTTGGACGTAGCCGCCACCGAATTGTACAAAGACGGCAAGTACCACTTAGCCGGGGAAGGTGTAACTTACACCGCCGATGAGATGATTGCTTTTTATCAAAAACTGGTGGATAAATACCCCATTATCACCATTGAGGACGGCCTCTCCGAAGATGATTGGGAGGGTTGGGCCAAACTCACCGCGGCCCTGGGCAAAAAAGTTCAACTGGTGGGGGACGACCTTTTTGTCACCAACACCCAGCGGCTGTCCCAGGGTATCCAGAAGGGTGTAGCCAACTCTATCCTAATTAAGGTTAACCAAATCGGCACCCTTACCGAAACCCTGGATGCCATAGAAATGGCCAAGCGAGCAGGCTACACCGCCGTGGTTTCCCACCGTTCCGGCGAAACCGACGACACCACCATTGCTGACCTGTCTGTAGCCACCAATGCCGGTCAAATCAAAACCGGTGCCCCCTCCCGAACCGACCGGGTGGCCAAGTATAACCAATTGCTGCGCATTGAGGAAGAACTGGGCGAATTGGCCAAGTACCGTGGCAAAGATGTTTTTTACAATTTAAGGGGCTAA